Proteins found in one Balnearium lithotrophicum genomic segment:
- a CDS encoding NIL domain-containing protein produces MKETSTRLVLHFPKETWDKPVIYKLVKDYDLIVNILRAEILPKMEGSAVVELRGDRKKIGEAVKFLRNLKIKIKPLELDIFREDEKCVHCGACIAPCPTNAFYLDPKTYRVEFDKDKCVGCGHCIPACPLRIIYSAEF; encoded by the coding sequence TTGAAAGAAACCTCAACAAGGTTAGTTTTGCACTTTCCAAAGGAAACCTGGGATAAACCGGTAATCTATAAGCTTGTGAAGGACTACGACCTTATTGTAAACATACTCAGGGCTGAAATTCTCCCTAAGATGGAAGGCTCTGCAGTTGTGGAGCTCCGTGGAGACAGAAAAAAGATAGGAGAAGCTGTAAAGTTTCTAAGGAATCTAAAGATAAAAATAAAACCCTTAGAGCTTGATATCTTCAGAGAGGACGAAAAGTGCGTTCACTGTGGAGCGTGCATAGCTCCCTGTCCTACGAATGCCTTCTATTTAGACCCTAAAACCTACAGGGTCGAGTTTGACAAGGATAAGTGTGTGGGCTGTGGGCACTGCATTCCAGCCTGTCCTTTGAGAATCATATACTCTGCGGAGTTTTAA
- a CDS encoding HU family DNA-binding protein, which produces MTKSELVAAIAEKAGIRKKDAEAALNAFIQVVEEALKKGDKIEIRGFGTFLMKERAPRVARNPKTGEKVEVPAKLVPAFKPGKDLKEATEKEIKK; this is translated from the coding sequence ATGACAAAAAGCGAACTCGTAGCAGCTATTGCCGAAAAGGCAGGAATTAGAAAGAAGGATGCAGAAGCAGCTCTCAATGCCTTCATCCAAGTTGTTGAGGAAGCTCTTAAGAAGGGGGACAAAATAGAAATTAGGGGATTTGGAACCTTCCTCATGAAGGAGAGAGCTCCAAGGGTTGCAAGGAATCCAAAAACTGGAGAAAAAGTGGAAGTTCCTGCTAAATTGGTTCCTGCCTTTAAGCCTGGAAAGGACCTAAAAGAAGCAACAGAAAAGGAAATCAAGAAGTAA